The following are encoded together in the Amblyraja radiata isolate CabotCenter1 chromosome 27, sAmbRad1.1.pri, whole genome shotgun sequence genome:
- the LOC116988266 gene encoding uncharacterized protein LOC116988266, translating into MWPLTPPSQSARGISPFRCLLICFQLVSSCCRPRHCYFGKPIFLGAAGDRESVPAVRSSGDGVFLSGPPHLLERAAMVLSYSPRWELIGDSLLRRELLLGSHQRFHSQDAARWTSTARGLRSPRCTGHLDMETLAYPSYHDYQHHMLVQFPVLHRTWRSCLGKVTLESFHRSRLGLKDYWTNPQRAYSIGCLCRNTRKHVLVLPGNTGISDVDSTITPGLCQYRHKLIWKYRWQKLREDHLASKLRASSPSSRGGEFQWLHRAAVRS; encoded by the exons ATGTGGCCTCTTACACCTCCCAGCCAGAGTGCTCGGGGAATATCCCCTTTCAGATGTCTCCTCATCTGCTTCCAGCTTGTGAGCAGTTGCTGCAGACCTCGTCACTGTTATTTTGGGAAGCCTATATTCCTGGGAGCTGCAGGCGACCGGGAGTCAGTGCCTGCGGTGAGGAGTAGCGGTGACGGGGTCTTTCTGTCAGGACCACCCCATCTTCTAGAGAG AGCAGCAATGGTGTTGAGCTACAGCCCACGATGGGAACTCATTGGAGACTCGCTCCTGCGTCGTGAACTGCTGCTGGGCAGTCACCAGAGGTTCCACTCCCAGGATGCTGCCCGCTGGACGTCTACAGCCCGTGGCCTGAGGTCACCCCGTTGCACTGGCCACTTGGACATGGAGACTCTGGCCTACCCCAGTTACCACGACTACCAACACCACATGCT GGTGCAGTTCCCGGTGCTGCACAGGACGTGGAGAAGCTGCCTGGGCAAGGTCACCTTGGAGTCGTTCCATCGCAGCAGGCTGGGGCTGAAGGATTACTGGACCAACCCACAGCGGGCTTACAGCATTGGCTGCCTGTGCCGCAATACCCGCAAACACGTGCTGGTGTTGCCGGGAAACACTGGCATCTCTGATGTGGACTCCACCATCACACCGGGACTCTGCCAATACCGGCACAAGCTGAT CTGGAAGTATCGCTGGCAGAAACTCCGTGAGGATCACCTGGCCTCAAAACTCCGCGCCTCGTCTCCTTCGAGCAGAG GTGGCGAGTTCCAGTGGCTGCACAGGGCGGCGGTCAGGAGCTGA